In the Pithys albifrons albifrons isolate INPA30051 chromosome 3, PitAlb_v1, whole genome shotgun sequence genome, one interval contains:
- the GRAP2 gene encoding GRB2-related adapter protein 2 has product MEAIAKFDFTASGEDELSFQAGDILKVLSSQEEWYKAELRSQEGYVPKNFIDFHVPPWFDERISRHEAENLLMSKGVGSFIVRASQNSQGDFSISVRHEDDVQHFKVMRDSKGNYYLWTEKFHSLNKLVDYYKTNSISRQKQIFLRENSQEEKDRRGGSLERMGREGFHPSGAAGEDHSSVSKRYAEHPIPILQQQQERYGGSLDRKDVLHGLRDHGQGNAGAMQRRHTDPLHQQTPRTLWVRALYDFDAVEHDELGFRSGDILEVLDSSNPSWWKGRLRGELGLFPANYVTPVLL; this is encoded by the exons ATGGAAGCCATCGCCAAGTTTGATTTCACTGCTTCTGGAGAAGATGAGTTGAGCTTCCAAGCTGGGGATATCCTGAAG GTTTTGAGCTCCCAGGAAGAGTGGTACAAGGCTGAGCTCCGAAGTCAAGAGGGCTACGTTCCTAAGAACTTCATTGATTTTCACGTTCCCCC CTGGTTTGATGAGAGGATATCCCGCCATGAAGCAGAGAACCTTCTCATGAGCAAAGGAGTTGGCTCCTTCATCGTCCGAGCCAGTCAAAACTCTCAGGGTGACTTTTCCATCTCTGTCAG GCATGAAGATGATGTGCAACACTTCAAAGTGATGAGGGATTCAAAGGGTAACTATTACCTGTGGACAGAGAAATTCCACTCTCTAAACAAGCTGGTGGACTACTACAAGACAAATTCCATCTCCAGGCAGAAGCAGATCTTCCTAAGGGAAAACAGCCAAGAGGAGAAG GACAGGCGTGGTGGGAGCCTGGAACGGATGGGCCGGGAAGGATTCCACCCAagtggagcagctggagaagatCATTCTTCTGTATCCAAGAGATATGCAGAGCATCCTATCCCCATTCTGCAGCAGCAACAG GAAAGATATGGTGGGAGTCTGGACAGAAAAGATGTGCTGCATGGACTAAGGGATCATGGCCAAGGAAATGCAGGAGCTATGCAACGGAGACACACAGACCCACTGCACCAGCAGACACCG cGAACGCTGTGGGTCCGTGCCTTGTACGACTTTGATGCTGTGGAGCACGATGAGCTGGGCTTCCGCAGTGGAGACATCTTGGAGGTCCTGGACAGCTCCAACCCATCATGGTGGAAAGGACGTCTGCGTGGGGAACTGGGTCTTTTCCCTGCCAACTATGTCACACCAGTGCTCCTGTGA